Proteins encoded by one window of Thermomicrobiales bacterium:
- a CDS encoding sugar ABC transporter permease — protein MNHGKYRLIVPFLAPALLLYGVFVLYPYVQAFWISLHQWRGVSANKKYIGLDNYRKVVEDENFRNALTHNVQLLFVLPIFIIGLAMLFATLFVQGGRGVRGAGFYRVVFFFPQVMSLVIVGVLWQYIYNPNSGLVNGFLEAIGLDSLTRSWLGDTSTALWAVAAVIVWQAVGFYMVLFVAGMQSIPLDFYEAARLDGANRFSQFKDVTMPLLWENIRVAIVYIAIAALDLFTIIQVMTEGKPQRSTDVAARYMYEQAFKNSQFGYASAIGVVLLILTLGLSIILLVFSRRDRLEY, from the coding sequence ATGAATCATGGCAAGTACCGACTTATCGTTCCGTTCTTGGCGCCGGCGCTCCTTCTTTACGGTGTGTTCGTGCTCTATCCCTATGTGCAGGCGTTCTGGATTTCGCTCCATCAGTGGCGAGGAGTCAGCGCCAACAAGAAGTACATCGGTCTGGACAACTACCGCAAGGTCGTCGAAGACGAGAATTTCCGCAACGCGCTGACCCACAACGTCCAGCTCCTGTTTGTGCTTCCCATTTTCATCATCGGCTTGGCCATGCTCTTCGCCACGCTCTTTGTTCAGGGTGGACGCGGAGTGCGCGGCGCAGGGTTCTATCGCGTTGTTTTCTTCTTCCCCCAGGTCATGTCGCTCGTGATCGTTGGAGTTCTCTGGCAATACATCTACAACCCGAACAGCGGATTGGTGAACGGATTCCTCGAAGCAATTGGGCTCGACAGCTTGACCAGATCATGGCTCGGCGACACCAGCACCGCACTCTGGGCGGTGGCCGCCGTTATCGTGTGGCAAGCCGTTGGCTTCTATATGGTGCTCTTTGTCGCTGGCATGCAGTCCATTCCACTCGACTTCTACGAGGCAGCCCGGCTCGATGGCGCAAACCGGTTTTCCCAGTTCAAGGACGTCACGATGCCCCTGCTCTGGGAAAACATTAGAGTCGCCATCGTCTACATCGCGATCGCGGCGCTGGACCTCTTCACCATTATTCAGGTCATGACCGAGGGCAAACCCCAACGCTCGACCGACGTCGCCGCTCGCTATATGTACGAGCAGGCATTCAAGAACAGTCAGTTCGGTTACGCATCGGCGATTGGCGTCGTACTTCTCATCCTGACACTCGGCCTATCGATCATCCTGCTCGTCTTCTCACGCCGAGACCGACTGGAATATTGA